A DNA window from Brassica napus cultivar Da-Ae chromosome A4, Da-Ae, whole genome shotgun sequence contains the following coding sequences:
- the LOC106452164 gene encoding cytochrome P450 76C4, with translation MDIMLGKTLFLLGCFILSCFFIISTTRSRRRKSLTAAATPPGPPRQLIIGNINLVGKDPHRSFADLSKTYGPVMSLKLGFLNTVVITSPEAAREVLRTHDQVLSNRGSNNSINSINHQEFSLVWAPSSSLRWRLLRKLSATLLFSPQRMEATKALRMKKVKDLISFMSESSEREEAVDISHALFTTTLNIISNILFSVDLGSYDPLKELNGFKDTVIGVMEAIGNPDAANYFPFLRFLDLQGNSKKMKDNIERLFKVFRGFIDAKIAEQSLRNNPKDVTDSDFVDALLHLTEGDGAELNTNDIEHFLSDLFTAGADTSSSTVEWAMAELLSNPKTMEKAQAEIDHVIGQKGIVQESDISELPYLQAVVKETFRMHPAAPLLVPRKAEADVEVLGFMVPKDTQVLVNVWAIGRDPSVWKNPTRFEPERFLGKETDVKGRDYELTPFGGGRRICPGLPLAVKTVNLMLASLLYSFDWKLPNGINPEDLDMDETFGLTLHKTNPLHAIPIKKRPIN, from the exons ATGGACATCATGTTAGGAAAAACTCTGTTCCTCTTAGGTTGCTTTATCTTATCATGTTTCTTTATCATCTCAACCACAAGATCCAGACGAAGGAAATCTCTTACAGCAGCTGCGACTCCTCCAGGGCCTCCACGGCAACTCATCATCGGAAACATTAACCTTGTTGGAAAGGATCCACACCGCTCATTTGCGGACCTCTCAAAAACATATGGACCAGTCATGAGTCTTAAGCTTGGATTTTTAAACACAGTGGTCATAACTTCACCAGAAGCTGCAAGAGAAGTCTTAAGAACACACGACCAAGTCTTGTCTAACCGTGGCTCCAATAACTCGATAAATTCCATCAACCACCAAGAGTTTTCCCTTGTCTGGGCTCCTTCATCCTCGCTTCGTTGGAG ACTACTGAGAAAACTGTCAGCGACTCTGCTCTTCTCACCGCAGCGTATGGAAGCCACCAAAGCGTTGAGGATGAAAAAGGTGAAAGATCTTATAAGCTTTATGAGTGAAAGCAGCGAGAGAGAAGAAGCTGTCGACATTTCTCATGCATTATTCACCACAACTCTTAATATCATTTCGAATATTCTGTTTTCGGTCGACCTCGGTAGCTATGACCCATTGAAAGAGTTGAATGGGTTTAAAGACACGGTAATTGGTGTCATGGAAGCTATTGGAAACCCAGATGCTGCTAACTACTTTCCATTTCTTCGGTTTCTTGATCTGCAAGGTAATAGCAAGAAGATGAAAGACAATATCGAGAGATTGTTTAAGGTTTTCCGTGGGTTTATCGATGCTAAAATAGCAGAACAATCATTGCGGAATAACCCTAAAGATGTCACAGACAGTGATTTCGTGGATGCGCTTCTTCATCTTACCGAAGGAGATGGAGCAGAGCTCAACACTAATGATATCGAACACTTTCTCTCA GACCTGTTCACGGCAGGCGCGGATACTAGCTCTAGTACCGTTGAGTGGGCAATGGCAGAGTTACTTAGTAACCCTAAAACGATGGAGAAAGCTCAGGCGGAGATTGATCATGTGATAGGCCAAAAGGGTATTGTTCAAGAGTCTGATATATCAGAATTGCCATATTTACAAGCGGTTGTGAAGGAAACTTTCCGGATGCACCCGGCTGCTCCGCTGCTCGTCCCTAGAAAAGCTGAAGCTGATGTGGAGGTTCTTGGATTTATGGTGCCTAAAGACACTCAAGTTTTGGTGAACGTGTGGGCCATAGGACGAGACCCGAGCGTGTGGAAGAATCCGACCCGATTCGAGCCAGAAAGGTTTTTGGGGAAAGAGACAGATGTGAAAGGTAGAGATTATGAACTTACACCGTTTGGAGGCGGACGGAGAATTTGTCCGGGATTGCCTTTGGCTGTGAAGACTGTGAATCTCAT
- the LOC106345359 gene encoding cytochrome P450 76C3-like: MCVLSLLLCLVLPCLLFFFFFVKTRSNSGGSGRATLPPGPPKLPVVGNIFQVGYSPHRSLTALSKIYGPIMGLKLGSLTTIVISSPEAAKEALKTQDHHLSSRTFNDPVRVFDHHEYSFAWGPPSARWRFLRKITTMHLLSTQRLNAMEPLRMKKVEELMSFINKCCEREEAVDIARAFFVTALNIISNALFSTDFATHDSKSSHEYHNTVISLMYVTGKPNVGDYFPFLRFLDLQGTRKEATLCTQRLFNVFQEFIIARMAKRSSQTERKDVSSFDMLDTLLDLTQENKAELSLNDIKHFLQDLFTAGTDTNSSTMEWVMSELIRNPEKMVKAQSEIRQVIGENGVVQESDIPRLPYLQAVLKETLRLHPAAPLIPRKSESDVHIFGFLIPKNASVLVNVWAIGRDSSVWENPMRFEPERFLLREIDVKGKDFELIPFGAGRRMCPGMSMALRTMSLVLASLLYSFDWKAQKGVVAENMDMTDAFGVTLRKAKPLRAVPTKRSVRSSL; encoded by the exons ATGTGCGTTCTGTCTCTGCTCCTATGTTTAGTCTTACCATgcctccttttctttttcttcttcgtaaAAACGAGAAGCAATTCTGGCGGAAGTGGTCGAGCCACACTTCCACCGGGTCCTCCAAAGCTGCCAGTGGTTGGAAACATATTCCAAGTCGGATACAGTCCCCACCGTTCGCTCACTGCTCTGTCGAAAATCTATGGACCAATAATGGGTCTAAAACTTGGAAGTTTAACTACCATAGTCATATCTTCACCAGAGGCAGCAAAAGAGGCACTAAAGACACAAGACCATCATTTATCTTCCCGAACCTTTAATGATCCGGTTCGAGTCTTTGACCACCATGAATATTCTTTTGCATGGGGTCCTCCCTCAGCTCGTTGGAG GTTTCTAAGGAAAATAACAACAATGCATTTGCTATCAACGCAACGCCTAAACGCCATGGAGCCTCTAAGGATGAAGAAAGTGGAGGAACTCATGAGTTTCATTAACAAATGTTGTGAGAGAGAAGAAGCTGTTGACATAGCTCGTGCTTTTTTCGTCACAGCTCTCAATATCATCTCAAATGCTTTGTTTTCCACTGATTTCGCGACCCATGATTCCAAGTCATCTCACGAGTACCACAACACTGTGATTAGCTTAATGTACGTCACGGGAAAACCCAACGTCGGAGATTATTTCCCGTTTCTTAGGTTTCTTGATCTACAAGGCACCCGTAAAGAAGCAACTCTTTGCACACAGAGATTATTCAACGTTTTTCAAGAATTCATCATTGCTCGGATGGCCAAGAGATCATCTCAGACAGAGCGTAAAGATGTTTCTAGCTTCGATATGCTAGATACCCTTCTTGATCTTACACAGGAAAACAAAGCAGAACTGAGTTTGAATGATATCAAACACTTTCTTCAA gACTTATTTACCGCGGGTACAGACACAAACTCTAGTACAATGGAATGGGTAATGTCAGAGCTAATCCGTAACCCGGAGAAAATGGTCAAAGCTCAGAGTGAGATACGGCAGGTGATTGGTGAAAACGGTGTCGTTCAAGAATCTGATATCCCCAGGCTTCCTTACTTGCAAGCAGTTCTGAAAGAGACTCTTCGTTTGCATCCAGCAGCTCCTTTGATCCCTAGAAAATCAGAATCAGATGTCCACATCTTTGGTTTCCTCATTCCTAAAAACGCCTCG GTTTTGGTGAACGTCTGGGCGATAGGACGAGACTCGAGTGTATGGGAGAATCCGATGAGGTTTGAACCAGAAAGGTTCTTGTTACGAGAAATCGATGTGAAAGGCAAAGATTTTGAGCTGATACCGTTTGGAGCGGGACGAAGAATGTGTCCAGGAATGTCAATGGCTCTTAGAACAATGTCTTTGGTGCTTGCCTCTCTTCTCTACTCCTTTGACTGGAAGGCTCAAAAGGGTGTCGTTGCTGAAAACATGGACATGACTGATGCCTTCGGTGTTACCTTACGGAAGGCCAAGCCTCTACGTGCCGTACCCACCAAAAGATCTGTGCGGTCGTCTTTATAA
- the LOC106452165 gene encoding receptor-like serine/threonine-protein kinase At2g45590, which yields MPSPPSPPVHNRFQTLPVILTGSLALTGALLVLLTILLYRKLSRNRTAPSDASPQHYQCRRFSYSQLRRATNSFSDSSQLGHGGFGTVYKADLPNGTSLAVKVMDSSAGALQGEREFHNELSLSSHLTASPHVVSLLGFSSDRRNRRLVLVYELMPNRSLQEALLGALKCEELMDWRKRFEIATDVAKGIEFLHHRCDPPIIHGDVKPSNVLLDSDFKAKIGDFGLARVKSESLALVSGGGDETRILIEEDDDDGKRKEDDNGSILEECESVITLFEEGNAVSFSPENGIGASPGVGSVVSPENCGSSVFTASPGPALIPSPENCAVTSPATENGCGSSVCTASPGGGLIQSPENCAVSVLTASPGAPLIPSPENCAVSVLTASPGQALIPSPENCAVTSPGGESPEKMSVESGGKQKVGSRRDWWWKQDNNGGSRRVVESGSVKDYVMEWIGSEIKKDNKEWIKNGDGSASSSISKKKKKKRKPREWWKEEFCEELTRKKRKKKKKRGLSSISSIESWFHRDNDDEQSHNPTKRKKRNSIDWWVDGLSGDLKSVKKQSQDSGLWCDVNVQKSGGVSSTPSMRGTVCYIAPECGGGVLSEKCDVYSFGVLLLVLVSGRRPLQVTASPMSEFERANLISWAKQLACHGNLLELVDKSIHSLEKEQAVLCVTIALLCLQRSPVKRPTMKEIVEMLTGASEPPHLPFEFSPSPPMGFPFKSRKKAR from the coding sequence ATGCCATCACCCCCCTCTCCGCCGGTTCATAACCGTTTCCAGACGCTTCCGGTTATCCTAACCGGTTCCCTCGCCTTAACCGGAGCCTTACTCGTCCTCCTAACCATCCTCCTCTACCGGAAACTCTCCCGTAACCGCACCGCTCCCTCGGATGCCTCTCCTCAGCACTACCAATGCCGCCGCTTCTCCTACTCCCAGCTCCGCCGCGCGACGAACTCCTTCTCCGACTCCTCCCAGCTCGGCCACGGCGGGTTCGGCACCGTCTACAAAGCCGATCTCCCTAACGGAACCTCCCTCGCCGTCAAAGTCATGGACTCCTCCGCCGGGGCCTTACAAGGCGAGCGCGAGTTTCACAacgagctctctctctcctctcaccTCACCGCCTCGCCCCACGTCGTCTCCCTCCTCGGATTCTCCTCCGATCGGCGTAACCGGAGGCTCGTGCTCGTCTACGAGCTCATGCCTAACCGGAGCTTGCAGGAGGCGCTTCTTGGGGCTCTCAAGTGCGAGGAGCTTATGGATTGGAGGAAAAGGTTTGAGATTGCGACGGATGTAGCTAAGGGGATTGAGTTTCTTCACCACCGGTGTGATCCGCCGATCATTCACGGCGATGTGAAGCCGAGTAATGTTCTTCTGGATTCCGATTTCAAGGCAAAGATAGGAGATTTTGGTCTGGCGAGGGTAAAGTCTGAGTCTTTGGCTTTGGTGAGTGGTGGTGGGGACGAGACTAGGATCCTTattgaggaagatgatgatgacgGGAAGAGAAAGGAAGATGATAACGGGTCGATTCTCGAGGAGTGTGAGAGTGTTATTACTCTGTTCGAAGAGGGCAACGCCGTGAGTTTCTCGCCGGAGAATGGGATTGGAGCTTCTCCGGGGGTGGGATCGGTGGTTTCGCCGGAGAATTGTGGAAGTAGCGTTTTCACGGCGTCTCCGGGACCGGCATTGATACCCTCGCCGGAGAACTGTGCTGTAACGTCTCCGGCGACGGAGAATGGTTGCGGAAGCAGCGTTTGCACGGCGTCTCCGGGAGGGGGATTGATACAGTCGCCGGAGAATTGTGCTGTTAGCGTCTTGACGGCGTCTCCGGGAGCGCCATTGATACCCTCGCCGGAGAATTGTGCTGTTAGCGTCTTGACGGCGTCTCCGGGACAGGCATTGATACCCTCGCCGGAGAACTGTGCTGTTACGTCTCCGGGAGGAGAATCACCGGAGAAAATGAGTGTGGAGAGTGGTGGGAAGCAAAAGGTGGGCTCGAGGAGAGATTGGTGGTGGAAACAAGACAACAACGGTGGAAGCAGACGAGTGGTTGAGTCAGGGAGTGTGAAAGACTATGTGATGGAGTGGATTGGGAGTGAGATTAAGAAAGACAACAAGGAGTGGATCAAAAACGGTGATGGGTCAGCATCGTCATCAAtctctaagaagaagaagaagaagaggaagcctAGAGAGTGGTGGAAGGAAGAGTTTTGCGAGGAGTTAACtcgaaagaagaggaagaagaaaaagaaaagagggtTAAGCTCAATCTCAAGCATTGAATCTTGGTTTCACAGAGACAATGATGATGAACAGTCTCATAATCCTACCAAGAGGAAAAAGAGGAATAGTATAGACTGGTGGGTAGATGGGTTAAGCGGAGATTTAAAATCAGTTAAAAAACAAAGTCAAGATTCTGGTCTATGGTGTGATGTGAATGTTCAGAAGAGCGGTGGAGTAAGCAGCACACCGAGCATGAGAGGCACGGTGTGCTACATTGCACCGGAATGTGGTGGAGGTGTGTTGTCTGAGAAATGCGATGTCTACAGTTTCGGGGTTCTGCTCTTGGTTCTTGTCTCCGGGAGACGGCCGTTGCAGGTGACCGCGTCGCCTATGTCGGAGTTCGAGAGGGCTAATCTGATATCATGGGCTAAGCAGTTGGCTTGTCATGGTAACTTATTGGAGTTGGTTGATAAGTCTATACATTCTTTGGAGAAGGAGCAAGCGGTTCTTTGTGTTACTATTGCGTTGCTTTGTCTGCAAAGATCTCCGGTTAAGAGACCGACGATGAAGGAGATTGTTGAGATGCTTACCGGCGCGTCTGAGCCACCGCATTTGCCGTTTGAGTTCTCGCCGTCTCCGCCTATGGGGTTTCCATTTAAGTCAAGGAAGAAAGCACGGTGA
- the LOC106452166 gene encoding UTP:RNA uridylyltransferase 1, with protein MAEGGGGDSPAPPSGNNGGGEFLLSLLHRRPHQQSPPIRPPAPPPPSQSFTLDPAIAAVGPTLNSNWASNGTPPWPHASSPPNLLGFPQFQENPFPSNQFDGNQRLSGEDAYRLGFNGAGIHHSMVQQQPQRLVFGSFSGDATQSGFLNGSLNSSKDPNFSHPGSIGRGNWGPIGNNGRGAKSTPPPPGFSSNQRAWDRDLLTRDADRGMLMGRGMMGNHDDRGMMNSFQRNHDDRGMMGGFQRIYDGRGMMGSSQRSHDNAKGEHHNAWDKSAVDLSAENDRLRRLSIQDEGRFNLTQQVDHPGPPMGKSLHSVSAADAQDSFSMLNKEARGGGQYREELGQLSKGKREGNVEFGAAEGETEGFGEDIVESVLLEDETDDKDAKDEKKTSRTSREKESRMDTRGQWLLGQRLRMVKRYMACRNDIHRHDAPFIAVYKSLIPAEEELEKQKQLMAKLDNLVAKEWPNAKLYLYGSCANSFGFPKSDIDVCLAIDDDDVNKSEILLKLADSLESDHFQNVQALTRARVPIVKLMDPVTGISCDICINNVLAVVNTKLLRDYSMIDGRLRQLAFIVKHWAKSRKVNETYQGTLSSYAYVLMCIHYLQQRSPPILPCLQEMEPTYSVQVDNIRCAYFDNVGRLSTFGSSNRETIAELVWGFFNYWAYGHDYANTVVSVRTGSILGKREKDWTRRVGNDRHLICIEDPFETSHDLGRVVDKFSIRVLREEFERAAKIMHQDPNPCAKLFEPYVPGDDNGNGQGHN; from the exons ATGGCGGAAGGTGGAGGCGGCGACTCTCCAGCTCCACCATCAGGAAACAACGGCGGAGGAGAGTTTCTACTCTCTCTTCTACACAGAAGACCTCACCAGCAGAGTCCACCGATCAGACCAccagctcctcctcctccttcacaGTCGTTCACTCTCGATCCAGCAATCGCAGCCGTTGGTCCCACCCTGAATTCGAATTGGGCTTCTAACGGTACTCCTCCTTGGCCGCACGCCTCATCGCCTCCCAATCTCTTAGGGTTTCCTCAATTTCAAGAAAACCCTTTTCCGTCGAACCAATTCGATGGTAATCAGAGGTTATCAGGAGAAGATGCTTATAGATTAGGGTTTAATGGAGCTGGTATTCATCACTCGATGGTGCAGCAGCAGCCGCAAAGGCTTGTGTTTGGTTCTTTCTCTGGAGATGCGACTCAAAGTGGGTTTCTCAACGGGAGCTTGAATTCTAGTAAAGATCCAAACTTTTCTCATCCTGGGAGCATTGGAAGAGGAAACTGGGGTCCCATTGGGAATAACGGTAGAGGTGCCAAGTctactcctcctcctcctggaTTCTCGAGTAATCAACGAGCATGGGATAGAGATTTGTTAACTAGGGATGCTGATAGAGGGATGCTGATGGGTAGAGGGATGATGGGTAATCATGATGATAGAGGGATGATGAATAGTTTCCAGAGGAATCATGATGATAGAGGGATGATGGGTGGTTTCCAGAGAATTTATGATGGTAGAGGGATGATGGGTAGTTCTCAGAGGAGTCATGATAATGCAAAGGGAGAGCATCATAATGCATGGGATAAAAGTGCTGTTGATTTGAGTGCTGAGAATGATAGATTAAGGAGATTATCTATCCAGGACGAGGGAAGGTTCAATCTTACTCAGCAGGTTGATCATCCTGGACCACCTATGGGTAAAAGTCTTCATTCTGTATCGGCAGCTGATGCTCAGGATTCGTTTTCGATGCTGAACAAGGAAGCTCGTGGTGGAGGTCAGTACAGAGAGGAACTGGGACAGTTAAGTAAGGGAAAGAGAGAAGGCAATGTAGAGTTTGGCGCTGCTGAGGGTGAAACTGAGGGTTTTGGAGAAGATATTGTCGAGTCTGTTTTGCTTGAAGATGAAACTGACGACAAGGATGCCAAAGATGAGAAGAAAACTAGCCGGACTTCTCGCGAGAAG GAATCGAGAATGGACACTCGGGGTCAGTGGCTACTCGGCCAAAGGTTAAGAATGGTAAAAAGGTATATGGCATGTCGAAACGACATCCACAGGCATGATGCACCTTTCATTGCTGTCTACAAGTCCCTTATTCCTGCAGAAGAGGAGCTGGAGAAGCAGAAACAGCTAATGGCCAAGCTAGACAATCTAGTCGCCAAAGAATGGCCTAACGCAAAGCTATATCTCTACGGGTCATGTGCCAACTCCTTTGGTTTTCCAAAGAGCGACATCGATGTTTGCCTTGCtatcgatgatgatgatgtcaaCAAATCAGAGATTTTGTTAAAGCTGGCGGATAGTTTGGAATCAGATCATTTCCAGAATGTTCAG GCACTGACACGAGCTAGAGTTCCAATAGTAAAACTTATGGATCCTGTCACTGGGATATCGTGTGATATATGTATCAATAACGTGCTAGCTGTTGTGAACACAAAGCTCCTGCGGGACTACTCGATGATAGATGGCCGTTTAAGGCAATTAGCTTTCATTGTCAAACACTGGGCGAAATCGAGAAAGGTTAATGAAACTTATCAAGGAACACTCTCCAGCTATGC GTACGTTCTTATGTGCATTCATTACTTACAACAACGTAGCCCGCCAATTCTTCCTTGCTTACAG GAGATGGAGCCGACATACTCAGTTCAGGTTGATAACATCCGGTGCGCATACTTTGATAACGTTGGAAGACTCAGTACATTCGGATCAAGTAACAGGGAGACCATAGCCGAGCTGGTGTGGGGATTTTTCAACTACTGGGCTTACGGGCATGACTATGCCAATACCGTTGTATCTGTCCGCACTGGTTCCATACTTGG gaAGCGAGAGAAGGACTGGACGAGAAGAGTTGGGAACGATAGGCATTTGATATGCATAGAGGATCCGTTTGAGACGAGCCATGATCTGGGTCGGGTTGTGGATAAGTTTAGTATCAGAGTGTTGAGGGAAGAGTTCGAGCGAGCTGCTAAGATTATGCATCAGGATCCTAATCCATGTGCCAAGCTTTTCGAACCATATGTTCCTGGAGATGATAATGGTAATGGCCAAGGTCATAATTAA
- the LOC106452167 gene encoding MADS-box protein SOC1 → MVRGKTQMKRIENATSRQVTFSKRRNGLLKKAFELSVLCDAEVSLIIFSPKGKLYEFASSNMQDTIDRYLTHTKDRISNKPVSEENMQHLKHEAANMMKKIEQLEASKRKLLGEGIGSCSIEELQQIETQLEKSVKCIRARKTQLFKEQIEQLKQKEKALAAENQKLTEKWGSHEIKVWSSKNKESGRGDEESSPSSEVETELFIGLPSSSRK, encoded by the exons ATGGTGAGGGGAAAAACTCAGATGAAGAGGATAGAGAATGCAACAAGCAGACAAGTGACTTTCTCTAAACGCAGGAATGGTTTGTTGAAGAAAGCCTTTGAGCTCTCAGTGCTTTGTGATGCGGAAGTTTCTCTGATCATCTTCTCTCCTAAGGGAAAACTTTATGAATTCGCCAGCTCCAA TATGCAAGATACCATAGATCGTTATCTGACGCATACCAAGGATCGAATCAGCAACAAACCGGTTTCTGAAGAAAATATGCAG CATTTGAAACATGAAGCAGCAAACATGATGAAGAAAATTGAACAACTTGAAGCTTCCAAACG TAAACTCTTGGGAGAAGGCATAGGATCATGCTCGATTGAGGAGCTGCAGCAAATTGAGACCCAACTTGAGAAAAGTGTCAAATGCATTCGAGCAAGAAAG ACTCAACTGTTTAAGGAACAAATTGAGCAGCTCAAGCAAAAG GAGAAAGCTCTAGCTGCAGAAAACCAGAAGCTCACTGAAAAG TGGGGATCTCATGAAATCAAAGTTTGGTCGAGCAAGAACAAAGAAAGTGGAAGAGGTGACGAAGAGAGTAGTCCAAGTTCCGAAGTAGAGACAGAATTGTTCATTGGGTTGCCTTCTTCTTCAAGAAAGTGA
- the LOC106452168 gene encoding lysophospholipid acyltransferase LPEAT2 isoform X1 — MSDPDLSSPLIQRQPEVVISIHDNGEEDYNHPSAGQQNQPPRVPRHDHLNPPFGFLSDAEPPPTTVDPFRNDTPGVSGLYEAIKIVICLPIALLRLVIFGASLAVGYVATKLALAGWKDKHNPMPRWRCRIMWVTRICTRCILFSFGYHWIRRKGKPARRDIAPIVVSNHVSFIEPIFFFYELSPTIVASESHDSLPFVGTIIRAMQVIYVNRFSQESRKNAVHEIKRKASSDRFPRLLLFPEGTTTNGKVLISFQLGAFIPGYPIQPVVVRYPHVHFDQSWGNISLLMLMFRMFTQFHNFMEVEYLPVIYPSDTQKQNAVRLSQKTSHAIATSLNVVQTSHSYGDLMLLNRATELKLENPSNYMVEMAKVASLFHISSLEAVRYLDTFSSMNPDSSGRVTLHDFLRVLRLKPCTLSKGIFGFIDVEKAGSITFRQFLFASAHVSAQPLFQQTCELAFSHCDADGDGFISIQELGDALKLTIPNSNKDEIQGMYILLDEDKDQRISKDDFLSCLRRNPLLIAVFSPILSPT, encoded by the exons ATGTCGGATCCCGATTTATCGTCTCCGCTGATCCAGCGTCAACCAGAGGTCGTCATCTCAATCCACGACAACGGAGAAGAAGACTATAATCATCCCTCCGCTGGTCAACAAAACCAACCTCCACGTGTTCCACGTCATGACCATCTCAACCCTCCTTTCGGCTTCCTCAGCGACGCCGAGCCTCCTCCGACGACGGTGGATCCGTTCCGGAACGATACGCCGGGAGTCAGCGGACTGTACGAGGCGATAAAGATCGTGATTTGCCTCCCGATAGCGTTGCTTAGACTTGTTATATTTGGAGCTAGCTTGGCTGTTGGTTACGTGGCGACGAAGCTGGCGCTTGCTGGGTGGAAAGATAAGCATAATCCTATGCCTCGTTGGAGGTGTAGGATCATGTGGGTTACTCGGATCTGTACAAGATGTATCCTCTTCTCCTTTGG TTATCATTGGATACGACGGAAAGGGAAACCTGCTCGGAGAGATATTGCTCCCATCGTTGTATCAAACCATGTTTCTTTCATTGAaccaatcttcttcttctatgaGCTATCACCCACCATTGTTGCATCGGAGTCGCATGATTCACTTCCTTTTGTTGGAACCATCATCAGGGCAATGCAG GTGATATATGTTAATAGATTCTCACAAGAATCAAGGAAGAACGCTGTGCATGAAATAAAG AGAAAAGCCTCCTCCGATAGATTCCCCCGTCTGCTGCTATTCCCTGAAGGAACCACCACCAATGGGAAAGTTCTCATCTCCTTCCAGCTCGGCGCTTTCATCCCAGGCTACCCTATTCAACCTGTAGTAGTCCGGTATCCCCATGTACATTTTGATCAATCCTG gGGGAATATTTCTTTGTTGATGCTCATGTTTAGAATGTTCACTCAGTTTCACAACTTCATGGAG GTTGAATACCTTCCAGTAATCTATCCCAGTGACACTCAGAAACAGAATGCTGTGCGTCTCTCCCAGAAG ACCAGTCATGCAATAGCAACATCTTTGAACGTGGTCCAAACATCTCATTCTTATGGGGACCTCATGCTATTGAACAGAGCAACTGAATTAAAGCTG GAAAACCCCTCAAATTACATGGTTGAAATGGCCAAGGTTGCATCG CTATTCCATATAAGCAGTTTAGAGGCAGTTCGGTATTTGGATACTTTTTCTTCCATGAATCCGGACTCTAG tggaCGTGTTACTCTACATGACTTTCTTCGAGTTCTAAGACTGAAGCCTTGCACTCTCTCTAAGGGG ATATTCGGGTTCATCGATGTGGAGAAAGCTGGATCAATAACTTTCAGACAG TTCTTGTTTGCCTCGGCTCATGTATCGGCACAGCCACTTTTTCAGCAAACATGCGAGCTAGCATTTTCTCACTGTGACGCAGATGGAGATGGCTTTATCTCCATTCAAGAA CTTGGAGACGCGCTGAAACTCACAATACCAAACTCGAACAAGGACGAG ATACAAGGGATGTACATTTTGCTAGACGAGGACAAAGATCAAAGAATCAGCAAGGATGACTTCTTGTCCTGCTTAAGAAGAAACCCTCTGCTCATAGCTGTCTTTTCCCCTATCTTGTCCCCAACATAA
- the LOC106452168 gene encoding lysophospholipid acyltransferase LPEAT2 isoform X2, producing the protein MSDPDLSSPLIQRQPEVVISIHDNGEEDYNHPSAGQQNQPPRVPRHDHLNPPFGFLSDAEPPPTTVDPFRNDTPGVSGLYEAIKIVICLPIALLRLVIFGASLAVGYVATKLALAGWKDKHNPMPRWRCRIMWVTRICTRCILFSFGYHWIRRKGKPARRDIAPIVVSNHVSFIEPIFFFYELSPTIVASESHDSLPFVGTIIRAMQVIYVNRFSQESRKNAVHEIKVYSFCVMICKYREKPPPIDSPVCCYSLKEPPPMGKFSSPSSSALSSQATLFNL; encoded by the exons ATGTCGGATCCCGATTTATCGTCTCCGCTGATCCAGCGTCAACCAGAGGTCGTCATCTCAATCCACGACAACGGAGAAGAAGACTATAATCATCCCTCCGCTGGTCAACAAAACCAACCTCCACGTGTTCCACGTCATGACCATCTCAACCCTCCTTTCGGCTTCCTCAGCGACGCCGAGCCTCCTCCGACGACGGTGGATCCGTTCCGGAACGATACGCCGGGAGTCAGCGGACTGTACGAGGCGATAAAGATCGTGATTTGCCTCCCGATAGCGTTGCTTAGACTTGTTATATTTGGAGCTAGCTTGGCTGTTGGTTACGTGGCGACGAAGCTGGCGCTTGCTGGGTGGAAAGATAAGCATAATCCTATGCCTCGTTGGAGGTGTAGGATCATGTGGGTTACTCGGATCTGTACAAGATGTATCCTCTTCTCCTTTGG TTATCATTGGATACGACGGAAAGGGAAACCTGCTCGGAGAGATATTGCTCCCATCGTTGTATCAAACCATGTTTCTTTCATTGAaccaatcttcttcttctatgaGCTATCACCCACCATTGTTGCATCGGAGTCGCATGATTCACTTCCTTTTGTTGGAACCATCATCAGGGCAATGCAG GTGATATATGTTAATAGATTCTCACAAGAATCAAGGAAGAACGCTGTGCATGAAATAAAGGTATATAGTTTCTGTGTCAT GATATGTAAATACAGAGAAAAGCCTCCTCCGATAGATTCCCCCGTCTGCTGCTATTCCCTGAAGGAACCACCACCAATGGGAAAGTTCTCATCTCCTTCCAGCTCGGCGCTTTCATCCCAGGCTACCCTATTCAACCTGTAG